The Vicia villosa cultivar HV-30 ecotype Madison, WI unplaced genomic scaffold, Vvil1.0 ctg.000279F_1_1_3, whole genome shotgun sequence genome has a segment encoding these proteins:
- the LOC131626280 gene encoding CBL-interacting protein kinase 18-like, whose protein sequence is MEQKGKVLMQKYELGRLLGQGTFAKVYHARNLVTGVSVAIKVVDKEKVLKVGMVEQIKREISAMKLVRHPNVVELYEVMATKTKIFIIMEYAKGGELFNKVAKGRLKVDVARGYFQQLMSAVDYCHSRGVCHRDLKPENLLLDENENLKVSDFGLSALSESKRQDGLLHTTCGTPAYVAPEVIHRKGYDGSKADLWSCGVILFVLLAGSLPFQDQNLMEMYRKISQGEFKFPKWFAVEVRRLLSKILDPNPKTRISMAKIMESSWFKKGLEKPVVIETENHDPTTLHADGVFEVSEYGSGSITETKQQAKPCNNLNAFDIISFSSGFDLSGLFEDTILEKETRFLSNKPASIIISKLEEICKCLCLKIKKKDGGLLKLESRKGTLNIDAEIFEISPHFHLVELKKSDGHTLEYQRLLQHEIRPALKDIVWDWLGEPPLQLQHEVVQEEQQPSLTAQI, encoded by the coding sequence ATGGAACAAAAGGGAAAGGTGTTAATGCAAAAATATGAGTTGGGAAGATTATTAGGCCAAGGAACGTTTGCGAAGGTCTACCATGCTAGGAACCTTGTAACTGGCGTGAGTGTGGCCATTAAAGTAGTTgataaagaaaaggttttgaaagtcGGGATGGTTGAACAAATTAAGCGGGAAATTTCGGCCATGAAATTAGTCAGACATCCGAATGTGGTTGAGCTTTACGAGGTAATGGCCACTAAAACCAAAATTTTCATTATCATGGAGTATGCAAAAGGTGGCGAGCTCTTCAACAAGGTAGCCAAGGGAAGGCTCAAGGTTGATGTTGCTAGGGGATATTTTCAGCAACTTATGAGCGCAGTTGACTACTGCCATAGCAGGGGTGTGTGTCATCGTGATTTAAAACCTGAAAATCTACTATTGGATGAAAATGAGAATTTGAAGGTTTCGGATTTTGGTTTAAGTGCCCTTTCTGAATCGAAGCGCCAAGATGGGTTACTTCACACTACATGTGGTACCCCTGCGTATGTTGCTCCAGAAGTGATACACAGAAAGGGTTACGATGGAAGCAAAGCTGATTTATGGTCGTGTGGGGTAATCTTGTTTGTTCTATTGGCTGGTTCTCTTCCATTCCAAGATCAAAATCTGATGGAGATGTACAGGAAAATCAGTCAAGGGGAATTCAAATTTCCTAAATGGTTTGCAGTAGAGGTTCGGCGGTTGTTGTCCAAAATATTGGATCCAAATCCAAAGACTCGGATATCAATGGCCAAGATCATGGAAAGTTCTTGGTTTAAAAAGGGGTTAGAGAAGCCGGTTGTTATCGAGACTGAAAACCATGACCCTACTACTCTGCATGCTGATGGAGTGTTTGAAGTATCCGAATACGGTAGTGGTTCTATTACGGAGACAAAACAACAGGCGAAGCCTTGCAACAACTTAAACGCCTTTGATATCATCTCCTTCTCATCTGGTTTTGATCTATCCGGTTTGTTCGAAGACACGATTCTAGAAAAAGAGACGCGGTTTTTGTCCAACAAGCCAGCCTCAATTATAATCTCTAAGCTGGAAGAAATTTGCAAGTGTCTTTGCTTGAAAATTAAGAAAAAAGACGGAGGTTTGTTAAAGCTGGAAAGTAGGAAAGGGACACTGAATATCGATGCTGAAATTTTCGAGATTTCCCCTCATTTCCATCTTGTGGAACTTAAGAAGTCGGACGGGCACACATTGGAGTATCAGAGGCTTTTGCAGCATGAGATTAGACCAGCACTTAAGGACATTGTGTGGGACTGGCTAGGAGAACCGCCACTGCAACTTCAACATGAAGTAGTGCAGGAGGAACAACAACCATCTCTTACTGCTCAAATTTAG